From one Humulus lupulus chromosome 8, drHumLupu1.1, whole genome shotgun sequence genomic stretch:
- the LOC133796200 gene encoding gibberellin 3-beta-dioxygenase 1-like codes for MPSRLTDAFKSHPVHLHHKHPDFSSLEELPDSYAWSAQPEEQPSGGDREISVPIVDLNDPNALKLIGHACKTWGAFQVTNHGIPTHLLDDIETAGRSLFSLPVHQKLKAARSPDGVSGYGLARISSFFPKLMWSEGFTIVGSPLEHFRQLWPQDYAKFCDIIEEYETEVKRLAGRLMWLMLGSLGITKADVKWAGPKGDFKGASAALQLNSYPACPDPDRAMGLAAHTDSTLLTILHQNSTSGLQVLKEGSGWITVPPVEGALVVNVGDLLHILSNGLYPSVLHRAVVNRTRHRLSIAYLYGPPSSVKISPLQRLVGPGRPPLYRPITWNEYLGTKAKHFNKALSSVRLFSPVNGLSDVNDHSAVKVN; via the exons aTGCCTTCAAGACTCACCGATGCTTTCAAGTCCCACCCAGTCCATCTCCACCACAAACACCCTGACTTCAGCTCATTGGAGGAGTTGCCGGACTCCTATGCATGGTCGGCCCAGCCGGAGGAGCAGCCTTCCGGTGGAGACCGGGAGATATCTGTCCCAATTGTTGATCTAAATGACCCAAATGCCCTTAAGCTCATTGGACATGCATGCAAAACTTGGGGTGCCTTTCAAGTCACCAACCACGGCATCCCAACCCACCTTCTTGATGACATTGAGACCGCCGGTCGGAGCCTTTTCTCTCTTCCGGTTCACCAAAAACTCAAGGCCGCTCGCTCCCCTGATGGCGTCTCCGGCTACGGTTTGGCTAGAATTTCTTCCTTTTTCCCAAAGCTCATGTGGTCCGAAGGCTTCACCATCGTTGGTTCACCTCTTGAACATTTTCGCCAGCTTTGGCCCCAAGATTACGCCAAATTCTG TGATATAATTGAAGAGTACGAAACGGAGGTGAAGAGGCTAGCGGGGAGGCTGATGTGGCTCATGCTCGGTTCTTTGGGCATAACAAAGGCCGACGTCAAATGGGCTGGCCCGAAAGGTGATTTCAAAGGGGCCTCTGCTGCTCTACAATTGAACTCTTACCCGGCTTGTCCGGATCCGGATCGGGCCATGGGTCTTGCTGCCCATACCGATTCAACCCTCCTCACAATTCTCCACCAAAACAGCACTAGTGGGTTGCAAGTGCTCAAAGAGGGAAGTGGGTGGATCACAGTTCCGCCCGTAGAAGGAGCTCTGGTGGTGAACGTGGGTGATCTCCTCCACATTTTGTCAAACGGGTTGTACCCGAGTGTCCTCCACCGGGCGGTTGTGAACCGGACCCGGCACCGGTTGTCCATAGCCTATCTTTATGGGCCACCCTCTAGTGTCAAAATATCACCACTCCAAAGACTAGTAGGCCCAGGCCGTCCTCCCCTCTACCGGCCGATCACTTGGAATGAGTACCTTGGCACTAAGGCAAAGCATTTCAACAAAGCACTTTCTTCTGTTAGACTTTTTTCTCCCGTAAATGGATTGAGCGATGTAAATGATCATAGTGCAGTCAAAGTTAATTAA